In Anaerolineae bacterium, a single genomic region encodes these proteins:
- the groL gene encoding chaperonin GroEL (60 kDa chaperone family; promotes refolding of misfolded polypeptides especially under stressful conditions; forms two stacked rings of heptamers to form a barrel-shaped 14mer; ends can be capped by GroES; misfolded proteins enter the barrel where they are refolded when GroES binds), which yields MAKQLSFQEEARRHLKVGVDTLAEAVKTTLGPKGRNVALDKKWGAPTITHDGVTVAKEIELEDPYENMGAQLLKEAATKTNDVAGDGTTTATVLAQAIVNEGLKNVAAGANPMLLKRGIEMATERAAKAIRDNSLEVKTKDDIAHVASISAADTEIGDLIAEVMDKVGKDGVITVEESKGLAFEIEYVDGMQFDRGYISPYFITDQDTMAAVLNEPYVLVYDKKISSAQDIVPLLEKLVQTGKRELLIIAEDVDGEALATLVLNKLRGTFNVLAVKAPGFGDRRKAMLQDIAILTGGTVISEETGRKLESATLDDLGRADKISATKDDTTVVGGAGAEADIKGRITQIKAEIENSTSDYDREKLQERLAKLAGGVAVIGVGAATEVELKEKKHRVEDALSATRAAVEEGVVPGGGVALINTIEHLKDLKHDDPDINTGINIVRRALEEPMRQLARNAGKEGAIIIEEVRRQHAKDNRIGYDLLADKYVDMVQAGITDPAKVTRSAVENAASIAAMILTTEALITDIPEPEPPMPPGGPGGMGGMM from the coding sequence ATGGCAAAACAACTTAGTTTTCAAGAAGAAGCGCGCCGGCACTTAAAAGTTGGCGTAGACACCCTGGCCGAAGCGGTCAAAACCACCCTCGGCCCCAAAGGCCGGAACGTAGCCCTGGATAAAAAGTGGGGCGCGCCCACCATCACCCACGATGGTGTGACCGTGGCCAAAGAGATTGAATTGGAAGACCCCTATGAGAATATGGGCGCGCAACTGCTCAAAGAAGCGGCCACCAAAACCAACGACGTGGCCGGCGACGGCACCACCACCGCTACCGTTTTGGCCCAGGCCATTGTTAATGAAGGTCTCAAAAACGTAGCGGCCGGGGCCAACCCTATGCTCTTAAAACGCGGCATCGAAATGGCTACCGAACGGGCGGCCAAGGCGATCCGTGATAATTCCCTGGAAGTTAAAACCAAAGACGATATTGCCCACGTGGCCAGCATTTCCGCCGCCGATACCGAAATTGGCGATCTGATTGCCGAAGTGATGGACAAGGTGGGCAAAGACGGCGTTATCACCGTTGAAGAGAGCAAGGGCCTGGCCTTTGAGATTGAGTATGTTGACGGCATGCAGTTCGACCGCGGCTACATCAGCCCCTACTTCATCACCGACCAGGATACCATGGCTGCCGTGCTGAACGAACCCTACGTGCTGGTTTACGATAAAAAAATCTCTTCCGCTCAAGACATTGTTCCGCTGCTGGAAAAATTGGTGCAAACCGGCAAGCGCGAACTGTTGATTATTGCCGAAGACGTTGATGGCGAAGCCCTGGCCACCCTGGTGTTGAACAAATTGCGGGGCACCTTCAACGTGTTGGCCGTCAAGGCCCCCGGCTTTGGCGACCGCCGCAAGGCCATGTTGCAGGATATTGCTATTTTAACCGGCGGCACGGTGATCAGCGAGGAAACCGGCCGCAAGCTGGAAAGCGCCACCCTGGACGACCTGGGCCGGGCCGATAAAATTTCGGCCACCAAGGACGATACCACCGTTGTGGGCGGGGCCGGAGCTGAAGCCGACATCAAGGGCCGGATTACCCAGATTAAGGCCGAAATTGAGAACAGCACCTCCGACTACGACCGCGAGAAATTGCAAGAACGACTGGCCAAACTGGCCGGCGGCGTGGCCGTTATTGGGGTGGGCGCTGCCACCGAAGTGGAATTGAAAGAAAAGAAGCACCGCGTGGAAGACGCTTTAAGCGCCACCCGCGCTGCGGTTGAAGAAGGCGTAGTGCCCGGCGGCGGCGTGGCCTTAATCAACACCATTGAGCATCTCAAAGACCTCAAGCATGATGATCCCGACATCAACACCGGCATCAACATTGTGCGCCGCGCCCTGGAAGAGCCGATGCGCCAGTTAGCCCGCAACGCCGGTAAAGAAGGGGCGATCATTATTGAGGAAGTGCGCCGCCAGCATGCCAAAGATAACCGCATTGGCTATGACTTGCTGGCCGACAAGTATGTGGATATGGTGCAGGCCGGCATTACCGACCCGGCCAAAGTGACCCGCAGCGCCGTAGAAAATGCCGCTTCCATTGCCGCCATGATCCTCACCACCGAGGCCCTCATTACCGACATTCCTGAACCCGAACCCCCCATGCCTCCCGGCGGCCCCGGCGGAATGGGCGGGATGATGTAA
- the groES gene encoding co-chaperone GroES: MNLKPLGDRLIVDPIEQQEMTASGIVLPETAKEKPMQGKVVAAGPGARKEDGSRVAMDVSKGDTVLYAKYAGTEVKIDDKKYLILKESDVLAIVE, encoded by the coding sequence ATGAATCTCAAGCCCTTAGGCGACAGATTAATTGTTGACCCCATCGAGCAACAGGAAATGACGGCCAGCGGCATTGTGCTGCCAGAAACGGCCAAAGAAAAGCCCATGCAAGGCAAGGTTGTGGCGGCCGGGCCTGGCGCTCGTAAAGAGGATGGGTCTCGGGTAGCAATGGATGTCAGCAAAGGCGATACCGTGCTTTATGCCAAGTATGCTGGCACCGAAGTGAAGATTGATGATAAGAAGTACCTGATTCTAAAAGAATCTGACGTTTTGGCGATTGTGGAGTAA